A window of Coffea eugenioides isolate CCC68of unplaced genomic scaffold, Ceug_1.0 ScVebR1_1526;HRSCAF=2389, whole genome shotgun sequence contains these coding sequences:
- the LOC113755491 gene encoding cytochrome P450 71A4-like: MYTLPNEQIIAFFFKHSISLLLCFLFTIFVVKWRNSTSNNSQNLPPSPPKLPIIGNLHQLGSIPQRSLKALAQKYGSPMLLHLGSKPVLIISSPDAAEEVMKTHDLIFANRPKAGFAGRLLYNFKDIAFASYGEYWRQVKCICVLQLLSHKRVQSFRSIREEEIALLLETIRESCASSSVILINKILARLTNNIVSRVAIGKRYSGEESGSRFQQLFVELTMLLGVFNVGDYVPWLAWINNINGLEAKDMFVGGTDTTSSLLEWTISELLRNTNAMQKLHKEVRQFLGSKSCIREDDLENLHYLKAVIKEALRLHPPVPLLLPRESSKAVKIMGYDIAAGTQVIINAWAIARDPKLWEAAEEFQPERFLNSSLDFKGQNFEYIPFGSGRRSCPGSAFSMVTAELALANLICNFDFQLAGGARPEDLDMTEAHGIVTPRKVPLLLVASLPN; this comes from the exons ATGTATACACTTCCAAATGAGCAAATAATTGCCTTCTTCTTCAAACATTCTATCTCATTACTTCTTTGTTTCCTCTTCACTATCTTTGTTGTCAAATGGCGAAATTCCACTTCAAACAACTCACAAAACCTTCCACCTTCCCCTCCAAAGCTACCCATAATCGGAAACCTTCATCAACTCGGTTCAATCCCTCAACGCTCTCTGAAAGCATTAGCTCAAAAATACGGTTCCCCAATGCTGCTTCATCTAGGCAGCAAGCCGGTGTTAATTATCTCCTCCCCTGATGCAGCTGAAGAAGTCATGAAAACACATGATTTAATCTTTGCCAATAGGCCTAAAGCAGGCTTTGCTGGAAGGCTTCTGTACAATTTCAAGGACATAGCGTTTGCTTCCTATGGTGAGTATTGGAGGCAGGTAAAATGCATATGTGTACTACAGCTTCTAAGCCACAAGAGGGTTCAGTCATTTCGAAGCATAAGGGAAGAAGAGATTGCACTATTGTTGGAAACAATTAGAGAATCTTGTGCTTCGTCTTCAGTAATacttataaataaaattttggcaAGGCTTACGAACAATATAGTTTCGAGAGTTGCCATTGGGAAAAGGTATTCGGGAGAGGAAAGTGGGAGCAGGTTTCAGCAACTCTTTGTGGAACTTACCATGTTGTTGGGTGTTTTCAATGTTGGAGATTACGTCCCATGGCTTGCATGGATAAATAATATCAATGGCTTGGAAGCAAAG gACATGTTTGTTGGTGGAACTGACACTACATCATCGCTGCTAGAGTGGACAATTTCAGAGCTATTAAGAAACACAAATGCCatgcaaaaattgcataaagaAGTGAGACAATTCTTAGGAAGCAAATCATGCATCAGGGAAGATGATTTAGAGAATCTCCATTACCTAAAAGCAGTAATAAAAGAGGCTCTTCGTTTGCATCCACCAGTTCCATTACTTCTTCCTCGTGAATCAAGCAAGGCAGTCAAAATAATGGGATACGATATAGCTGCCGGCACTCAAGTGATTATCAATGCTTGGGCGATCGCAAGGGACCCAAAATTGTGGGAAGCTGCCGAGGAATTTCAGCCAGAGAGGTTCTTGAATAGCTCGTTGGACTTTAAAGGGCAAAATTTTGAGTACATCCCATTTGGTTCTGGGAGGAGGAGCTGCCCTGGTTCTGCGTTTTCTATGGTTACAGCTGAACTTGCACTTGCAAATTTGATCTGCAACTTCGATTTTCAATTGGCTGGTGGAGCAAGACCAGAAGATTTGGATATGACTGAAGCACATGGGATCGTTACACCGAGGAAAGTCCCACTTCTACTAGTTGCAAGTCTACCTAATTAG